A single window of Nicotiana sylvestris chromosome 5, ASM39365v2, whole genome shotgun sequence DNA harbors:
- the LOC104213590 gene encoding BTB/POZ domain-containing protein At2g13690 yields MHDSTRLKSQPHNRRREPPPSHHHRRAWCCSFTVPPHSPENPVQAPAAAGLPKKNQSLLKPEIPTKSSSNSTLSSFANSPQNTSRPGIVTRIDPRRILSPGRVSPIDSIDETLNPINPINFPEIPKSPTPVDCEQQVSGGGPGVRDDCNLGIFDVRLNLKGKNGSGLVLELNSEVLSNNSCVFADLIAKNSRGLCRIEVPEVENLGVFRETIELMFEDDIPRKLIRIGVYRAIDVLEVSAGIKFNQGVLSCLKYLEAVPWTEEEEEKLRSLFNKMKFDHETARDISARLYTLDMADSQHTLSKQLVWSVTTCVDANSRNELKSLVRGLLCKSSVYEKDCPDLNKADIFAICQSCISSLISLLEEATSTSPSNKFAKKGEKPLIERISKQVDNIIWLLEILLDHQMAEDLVVIWTNQSKLLGMHKCASPLVRYELSRVTAMLFIAMGTGKMHCRSEARSGLLQTWFRPMLLDFGWLHRCRKGLDMKALEEAMGQALLTLPLKEQYILFMDWFKCFSKHGTECPNLSKSFQIWWRRSFLRGSETHATESR; encoded by the exons ATGCACGACTCCACGCGACTTAAATCTCAACCCCACAATCGCCGTCGTGAACCGCCGCCGTCGCATCATCATCGTCGTGCTTGGTGTTGCTCCTTCACTGTCCCACCACACAGCCCGGAAAACCCAGTTCAAGCTCCAGCTGCGGCCGGTTTGCCCAAAAAGAACCAATCTTTACTAAAACCAGAAATACCCACAAAATCTTCATCCAATTCCACCTTATCTTCTTTCGCTAATTCACCTCAAAACACCTCCAGACCCGGCATCGTGACCCGAATCGACCCGCGTAGGATCCTCTCACCGGGTCGGGTATCTCCAATTGATTCAATTGACGAAACCCTAAACCCGATTAACCCGATTAATTTCCCCGAAATTCCTAAATCCCCAACTCCGGTTGATTGTGAGCAGCAAGTTAGTGGTGGTGGCCCGGGTGTTAGGGATGATTGTAATTTGGGGATCTTTGATGTGAGGTTGAATTTAAAAGGAAAGAATGGGAGTGGATTAGTATTGGAGCTTAATTCTGAGGTTCTTAGTAATAATAGTTGTGTTTTTGCTGACTTGATTGCGAAAAACTCGAGGGGGTTGTGTAGGATAGAGGTGCCTGAGGTGGAAAATTTGGGGGTGTTTCGCGAGACGATTGAGCTAATGTTTGAGGATGATATTCCCCGGAAACTTATCAGGATCGGTGTTTATCGCGCCATTGATGTGCTTGAG GTATCAGCTGGAATCAAATTCAACCAGGGTGTTTTATCGTGTTTGAAGTACCTTGAAGCTGTTCCTTGGActgaggaagaggaagagaaaTTGAGGAGCTTGTTTAATAAAATGAAGTTTGATCATGAAACAGCTAGAGACATTTCGGCCAGACTCTACACACTAGATATGGCAGATTCCCAACATACTTTGTCTAAGCAGCTTGTTTGGTCTGTTACCACATGTGTTGATGCCAATTCCAGAAACGAGCTAAAATCCTTAGTCAGGGGTCTCCTGTGCAAAAGCTCAGTCTACGAAAAGGACTGCCCTGATCTGAACAAGGCGGATATATTTGCAATTTGCCAGTCTTGTATAAGTTCACTTATTAGTTTGCTTGAGGAGGCCACTAGTACCAGTCCATCTAATAAATTTGCAAAGAAAGGGGAGAAACCCTTGATTGAGCGCATATCGAAGCAGGTTGACAACATCATTTGGCTGCTCGAAATTTTACTTGATCACCAGATGGCAGAGGACTTGGTGGTGATATGGACCAATCAAAGCAAGTTACTTGGAATGCATAAATGTGCATCTCCATTGGTCAGATACGAGCTTAGCCGGGTGACAGCTATGTTATTCATAGCAATGGGTACAGGGAAAATGCATTGTCGCTCTGAAGCAAGGTCGGGGCTTCTTCAGACATGGTTTAGGCCGATGCTTTTGGACTTCGGGTGGTTACACAGATGTCGAAAGGGCCTAGATATGAAGGCATTGGAGGAAGCCATGGGTCAAGCACTCCTCACTCTTCCTTTGAAGGAACAATATATTCTGTTTATGGATTGGTTCAAGTGTTTCTCTAAGCATGGTACTGAATGCCCTAACCTTAGCAAATCATTCCAGATATGGTGGCGACGATCGTTCTTGAGAGGGTCTGAAACTCATGCCACTGAATCTAGGTAG